A genomic region of Vitreoscilla filiformis contains the following coding sequences:
- a CDS encoding Mor transcription activator family protein: MTRKKPYLFIENLTAVAARVLTDRGMAPDTATTIGREIAVGMCNMYARTHLYIPAAIDLTKPLSARNRAILNAYSQPSPTARPFSSRRVEELAQEYGLTETYLYELLSDTMDAVRKEQGLPPMDERQGQFPL; encoded by the coding sequence ATGACTCGCAAAAAGCCGTATCTGTTCATTGAGAACTTGACGGCCGTGGCAGCCCGAGTACTGACTGATCGCGGTATGGCGCCAGACACTGCTACGACCATTGGGCGAGAAATCGCAGTGGGGATGTGCAACATGTACGCTCGCACTCACCTGTACATCCCCGCAGCCATCGACCTGACCAAGCCTCTCAGCGCACGGAATCGCGCCATTCTCAATGCGTACAGTCAACCAAGCCCTACCGCTCGCCCGTTCTCGTCGCGCCGGGTCGAAGAGCTGGCACAAGAGTACGGTCTGACCGAAACCTACCTGTATGAACTGCTGAGCGACACCATGGACGCAGTGCGCAAAGAGCAAGGATTGCCGCCGATGGATGAACGGCAAGGGCAGTTCCCGTTGTAA
- a CDS encoding regulatory protein GemA, which translates to MATAATATTKASKAAPLTQLLGIARTWADASGVMTEAEYRQRMARMFGGRTSATQLTRAEQYHLLTTLFERELGWKRTGKGGTPAPGSGRRKLERSPASTKIRALWLFLYVLGEVRDSSERALAHYIKRQVGVEDLHWLTSQQKSDVIEALKFWAVRPMSADVAKMRAALENPTMRQDPPAYRDALVFAERAANSASWAPWWRAWQSASAALGRKVDEAIAKPLATPIRKAKPIEVAA; encoded by the coding sequence ATGGCAACCGCAGCCACAGCTACAACCAAGGCCTCAAAGGCCGCGCCGCTGACGCAACTGTTGGGCATTGCACGCACCTGGGCTGATGCGTCGGGCGTGATGACCGAGGCCGAATATCGCCAACGGATGGCGCGCATGTTTGGTGGCCGCACGTCGGCTACCCAACTCACGCGGGCTGAGCAGTACCACCTGCTGACCACGTTGTTTGAGCGTGAGCTGGGGTGGAAGCGCACGGGCAAGGGGGGCACCCCAGCGCCAGGCTCCGGGCGGCGCAAGCTGGAGCGCTCGCCAGCGTCCACAAAAATCCGGGCGCTGTGGCTGTTTTTATACGTGCTGGGCGAAGTGCGTGATTCAAGCGAGCGCGCCTTGGCGCATTACATCAAGCGTCAAGTCGGGGTCGAAGATCTGCACTGGCTCACGTCACAGCAAAAGTCCGACGTGATTGAAGCGCTGAAGTTCTGGGCTGTGCGCCCGATGAGCGCCGATGTTGCCAAGATGCGTGCCGCCTTGGAAAACCCGACGATGCGCCAAGACCCTCCCGCCTACCGTGATGCATTGGTGTTCGCCGAACGTGCGGCTAACAGCGCCAGTTGGGCGCCGTGGTGGCGCGCATGGCAAAGCGCCAGCGCAGCGCTGGGGCGCAAGGTGGATGAGGCGATTGCTAAGCCACTGGCAACGCCCATCCGCAAGGCCAAGCCGATTGAGGTGGCGGCATGA
- the ccoG gene encoding cytochrome c oxidase accessory protein CcoG — MKTPVPPNPFGPGGLLELEPAHTIHPRHVDGRHARWRLALLALTQAVFYGVPWLQIGGQPAVLLDLEARRFFLFGAVLFPQDLIWLALLLIVSALLLFFATALLGRVWCGFACPQTVYTALFTWIEHRCEGDRLARQRLDAAPWTLTKLRRRGLKHALWAAVSLWTGLTLVGWFTPMRELVPAALHAQLGPWEAFWTLFYGLATWGNAGFLREKVCQHMCPYARFQGSLMDAHTLNVSYDPRRGEPRGKVSQAQGACVDCTLCVQVCPAGIDIRHGLQSACINCGLCVDACDTVMDKLAQPRGLIRFESLHTLAQPAPVTGWAAPGGLWRRVLRALRRPRVLLYGGLLGVSVCTLVIGLAQRPTLRVDAMRDRSVMAREVLDDAGQPQVENVYRLLVMNASAQGRTVSVSATSAAAGALTVVDAAPVPMAPAEARHLTVRLRAPLTALQAAGGAPGSALPITWQVRDGATEVATTPSTLWLPR, encoded by the coding sequence ATGAAAACGCCTGTGCCTCCCAACCCCTTCGGCCCCGGTGGGCTGTTGGAACTCGAACCCGCCCACACCATCCACCCGCGCCATGTGGACGGGCGCCACGCCCGCTGGCGCTTGGCGTTGCTGGCGCTCACCCAGGCGGTGTTTTACGGCGTGCCGTGGCTCCAGATCGGCGGCCAGCCCGCTGTGCTGCTGGATCTGGAGGCGCGGCGCTTCTTCCTGTTCGGCGCCGTGCTGTTCCCGCAGGATTTGATTTGGCTGGCGTTGCTACTCATCGTCAGTGCCTTGCTGCTGTTTTTTGCCACGGCGCTGCTGGGGCGGGTGTGGTGCGGTTTTGCTTGCCCGCAAACCGTCTACACCGCGCTCTTCACCTGGATCGAACACCGCTGCGAGGGCGACCGCCTGGCCCGCCAGCGCCTGGACGCTGCACCGTGGACGCTCACCAAACTGCGTCGCCGAGGGTTGAAGCACGCGCTGTGGGCGGCGGTGTCCTTGTGGACGGGCCTGACCCTGGTCGGCTGGTTCACGCCCATGCGTGAGCTGGTGCCCGCTGCGCTGCACGCCCAGCTCGGGCCGTGGGAAGCGTTCTGGACGCTGTTTTACGGCCTGGCCACTTGGGGCAACGCCGGTTTTTTGCGGGAAAAAGTGTGCCAGCACATGTGCCCGTATGCGCGCTTCCAAGGCTCGCTCATGGACGCCCACACCCTGAACGTGAGTTACGACCCGCGCCGAGGCGAGCCACGGGGCAAGGTCTCGCAAGCGCAAGGGGCGTGTGTGGACTGCACCTTGTGTGTGCAAGTCTGCCCGGCAGGCATCGACATTCGCCACGGGCTGCAATCGGCCTGCATCAACTGCGGCCTGTGCGTGGACGCTTGCGACACGGTGATGGACAAACTCGCCCAACCCCGTGGCCTGATTCGCTTCGAGAGCCTGCACACGCTCGCCCAACCTGCGCCCGTCACCGGCTGGGCGGCGCCGGGGGGGTTGTGGCGCCGCGTGCTGCGGGCGCTGCGTCGCCCGCGCGTGCTGCTGTATGGCGGGTTGTTGGGGGTGTCGGTGTGTACGTTGGTGATCGGCCTGGCGCAGCGCCCGACCCTGCGGGTGGATGCGATGCGCGACCGCAGCGTCATGGCCCGTGAGGTGCTGGACGATGCCGGCCAGCCGCAGGTGGAAAACGTCTACCGCCTGTTGGTGATGAATGCCAGCGCCCAGGGGCGCACCGTGTCCGTGAGTGCCACCAGTGCCGCTGCCGGGGCGTTGACCGTGGTGGACGCTGCCCCGGTGCCGATGGCCCCCGCCGAAGCGCGCCACCTGACCGTGCGGCTGCGCGCACCGTTGACAGCGCTTCAAGCCGCCGGCGGCGCACCGGGATCGGCCTTGCCCATCACCTGGCAGGTGCGGGACGGGGCCACCGAAGTGGCCACCACCCCCAGCACGTTATGGTTGCCGCGTTGA
- a CDS encoding ParB/RepB/Spo0J family partition protein has protein sequence MAIKKTRGLGMGLEALLGPKVDEATAIAPRQPSVLKLDQLQPGKYQPRTRMDEGSLYELAQSIQNQGVMQPILVRPVSQGGYEIIAGERRFRAAKLAGLDEVPVLVKSVPDEAAAVMALIENIQREDLNPLEEAQGLKRLVDEFGLTHEQAAQSVGRSRSAASNLLRLLHLAEPVQKLLMAGDLDMGHARALLPLPAAQQIQTGHEIVSRQLSVRETEKLVGRLLPTEAPRGAATPAAGRAAAAPSDRDVARLEEQLSDRLTASVHIKVLRQGKGEIQIRFGSLDELDHLLDRLGVTER, from the coding sequence ATGGCAATCAAAAAAACGCGCGGTTTGGGCATGGGCCTGGAAGCCTTGCTCGGCCCCAAGGTCGACGAAGCCACCGCCATCGCTCCGCGCCAGCCCAGCGTGCTCAAGCTCGACCAACTTCAGCCCGGCAAGTATCAGCCACGCACGCGCATGGACGAGGGCTCACTCTACGAGCTGGCCCAAAGCATCCAGAACCAAGGCGTGATGCAGCCGATTTTGGTGAGGCCGGTGAGTCAAGGCGGCTACGAAATCATCGCCGGGGAGCGGCGCTTCCGGGCCGCCAAGTTGGCCGGGCTGGACGAGGTGCCGGTGCTGGTCAAGTCGGTGCCGGACGAAGCGGCGGCGGTGATGGCGCTGATCGAAAACATCCAGCGCGAAGACCTGAACCCGCTGGAAGAAGCGCAAGGTCTCAAGCGGTTGGTCGATGAGTTTGGCTTGACGCACGAGCAAGCGGCGCAGTCCGTGGGGCGCTCACGCAGCGCGGCCAGCAACCTGCTGCGGCTGCTGCACCTGGCCGAGCCGGTGCAAAAACTGCTGATGGCCGGGGATCTGGACATGGGCCATGCCCGGGCGCTGCTGCCGCTGCCAGCGGCGCAGCAAATCCAGACAGGGCATGAGATCGTCAGCCGGCAGTTGTCGGTGCGCGAGACGGAAAAGCTGGTGGGCCGTTTGCTGCCCACCGAGGCACCACGCGGTGCCGCCACACCCGCCGCCGGGCGGGCTGCTGCCGCACCATCAGACCGGGATGTGGCGCGTCTGGAGGAGCAGCTCAGTGACCGGCTCACCGCGTCGGTTCACATCAAGGTGCTGCGCCAGGGCAAGGGTGAAATCCAAATCCGCTTTGGCTCGCTCGATGAGCTTGACCACCTGCTCGACCGGTTGGGCGTGACCGAGCGCTGA
- a CDS encoding BrnA antitoxin family protein, which produces MEKPPEVAKPKGGRPVQAIHKQPVTLRMDAEALARWRATGKGWQTRAAAVLAAAAPKAVP; this is translated from the coding sequence ATGGAAAAGCCGCCTGAGGTCGCCAAACCCAAGGGCGGACGGCCCGTGCAAGCCATCCACAAGCAACCGGTCACGCTGCGCATGGACGCTGAGGCGCTGGCTCGCTGGCGTGCCACCGGCAAAGGCTGGCAAACCCGAGCCGCAGCAGTCCTGGCGGCGGCGGCTCCCAAGGCGGTGCCATGA
- a CDS encoding YeaH/YhbH family protein — translation MLQQIIDRRLAGKNKSIGNRERFLRRYKEQIRKAVRRAVDGRGIRDLERGEEIRIPKKDLNEPSFHHGTGGQREMVHPGNQEYVAGDHIQRPQGGGAGGSGKGQASDSGQGEDDFTFALSKEEFMQVFFEDLALPHLVRTQLTEVPEYKTHRAGFSSDGTPNNLHVVRSMRGALGRRIALGGESRRELHQLEDRLATLQAVWPEASAAQADELRAEMAAVEARIAELRVHLAKVPFLDPIDLRFRSRVKTPVPSAKAVMFCVMDVSGSMDQARKDLSKRFFILLYMFLTRHYEKIELVFIRHHTQAQEVSEDDFFHAKETGGTVVSSALELMHKIISERYDTAQWNIYGAQASDGDNWHHDSGRCRELLAAKILPACRYFAYVQVAAEEQNLWDEYTKLAASVPQFAMKKATSADQIYPVFRELFKKEGAPA, via the coding sequence ATGTTGCAGCAAATCATTGATCGCCGTTTGGCGGGCAAGAACAAGTCCATCGGCAACCGGGAGCGGTTTTTGCGCCGCTACAAGGAGCAAATCCGCAAGGCCGTGCGCCGGGCGGTGGACGGGCGCGGCATCCGCGATCTGGAGCGCGGCGAGGAAATCCGCATCCCCAAAAAGGACTTGAACGAGCCGTCCTTCCACCACGGCACGGGCGGCCAGCGCGAGATGGTGCATCCCGGCAATCAGGAGTATGTGGCGGGCGATCACATCCAGCGCCCGCAAGGCGGAGGCGCGGGGGGCAGCGGCAAAGGCCAAGCCAGCGATTCCGGCCAAGGCGAGGACGATTTCACCTTTGCGCTGAGCAAAGAAGAATTCATGCAGGTGTTCTTCGAAGACCTGGCCTTGCCGCATTTGGTGCGGACCCAGCTCACCGAGGTGCCGGAATACAAAACGCACCGCGCCGGGTTTTCCAGCGATGGCACGCCGAACAACCTGCACGTCGTGCGCTCGATGCGCGGCGCGTTGGGGCGACGCATCGCGCTGGGCGGTGAAAGCCGGCGTGAGCTGCACCAGCTCGAAGACCGGCTGGCCACGCTGCAAGCCGTGTGGCCGGAGGCCAGCGCCGCGCAGGCCGACGAGTTGCGCGCCGAGATGGCAGCGGTGGAAGCGCGCATCGCCGAACTGCGGGTGCATCTGGCCAAGGTGCCGTTTCTCGATCCGATCGACTTGCGGTTTCGCAGCCGCGTCAAAACGCCGGTGCCCAGCGCCAAGGCGGTGATGTTTTGCGTCATGGACGTGTCGGGTTCGATGGACCAGGCGCGCAAAGACTTGTCCAAGCGCTTTTTCATCCTGCTCTACATGTTCCTCACGCGGCATTACGAAAAAATCGAACTCGTGTTCATCCGCCACCACACCCAGGCGCAGGAAGTCAGCGAGGACGATTTTTTCCATGCGAAGGAAACCGGCGGCACGGTGGTGTCCAGCGCGCTGGAGTTGATGCACAAAATCATCAGCGAACGCTACGACACGGCGCAGTGGAACATCTACGGCGCCCAAGCCAGCGACGGTGACAACTGGCACCACGATTCCGGTCGCTGCCGCGAGCTGCTGGCGGCCAAGATCCTGCCGGCCTGTCGTTACTTCGCTTACGTGCAAGTCGCCGCCGAGGAGCAAAACCTCTGGGATGAGTACACCAAACTGGCCGCCAGCGTGCCGCAGTTCGCCATGAAGAAGGCCACGTCGGCGGATCAGATTTACCCGGTGTTTCGGGAGCTGTTCAAGAAGGAAGGAGCGCCGGCATGA
- a CDS encoding SpoVR family protein produces the protein MTASAHPLPGPSDWTFELIEQYHDVIATTARRFELDTYPNQLEIITAEQMMDAYASVGMPVNYRHWSFGKEFIATEKNYRRGHMGLAYEIVINSNPCISYLMEENTLAMQALVIAHAAYGHNSFFKGNYLFRMWTDASAIIDYLVYARNYIAECEQRHGIDKVEEFLDSCHALQHYGVDRYRRPSKKPLSEELRLRREREEYAQRQVNDLWRTLPKKAEEAADSPQAVRRFPEEPEENLLYFIEKHAPLLEPWQREIVRIVRKTAQYFYPQRQTQVMNEGWATFWHHRLLNTMYDDGWLTDGVMMEWLKSHTNVVYQPKVTDRGYSGLNPYALGFAMYTDLQRICERPTDEDREWFPNLVGQPWLRVLHEAMHNYKDESFIGQYLSPKLMRDFRLFAIQDDSTQKDLVVSAIHDESGYRKLREALSRQYDLGQREPNIQVWNVNLRGDRSLTLRHTQHNRRPLDDSAQEVLKHAARLWGFGVHLESVDAQGSVAKRWAVPAPSA, from the coding sequence ATGACTGCATCCGCCCACCCGCTGCCTGGCCCGAGCGATTGGACGTTCGAGCTGATCGAGCAGTACCACGACGTGATCGCCACCACGGCCCGCCGCTTCGAGCTGGACACCTACCCGAACCAGCTCGAAATCATCACCGCCGAGCAGATGATGGACGCTTACGCCAGCGTCGGCATGCCGGTGAACTACCGGCATTGGAGCTTCGGCAAAGAGTTCATCGCCACCGAAAAGAACTACCGGCGCGGCCACATGGGGCTGGCTTACGAGATCGTCATCAACTCCAACCCCTGCATCAGTTACTTGATGGAGGAAAACACGCTGGCGATGCAGGCGCTGGTGATCGCCCACGCCGCTTACGGCCACAACAGCTTCTTCAAGGGCAATTACCTGTTCCGCATGTGGACGGATGCGTCGGCCATCATCGATTACCTGGTGTATGCGCGGAACTACATCGCCGAGTGTGAGCAGCGCCACGGCATCGACAAGGTGGAAGAGTTCCTCGACTCATGCCACGCCTTGCAGCATTACGGCGTGGATCGCTACCGGCGCCCGAGCAAAAAACCGCTGTCCGAGGAGTTGCGCCTGCGCCGCGAGCGCGAGGAATACGCCCAGCGTCAGGTGAACGACCTGTGGCGCACCCTGCCGAAAAAGGCCGAAGAAGCGGCAGATTCGCCCCAAGCGGTGCGGCGTTTCCCCGAGGAGCCGGAAGAAAATCTGCTGTACTTCATCGAGAAACACGCGCCGCTGCTGGAGCCGTGGCAACGCGAGATCGTGCGCATCGTGCGCAAGACGGCGCAGTATTTCTACCCGCAGCGCCAGACCCAGGTGATGAACGAAGGCTGGGCCACGTTCTGGCACCACCGTCTGCTCAACACGATGTACGACGACGGCTGGCTCACCGACGGGGTGATGATGGAGTGGCTCAAGTCCCACACCAATGTGGTGTACCAGCCCAAGGTGACGGACCGGGGTTACAGCGGCCTGAACCCGTATGCGCTGGGTTTTGCGATGTACACCGACCTTCAGCGCATCTGCGAACGCCCGACGGACGAAGACCGCGAATGGTTCCCGAATCTGGTGGGCCAACCGTGGCTGCGGGTGCTGCACGAAGCGATGCACAACTACAAGGACGAGAGTTTCATCGGCCAGTACCTCAGCCCGAAACTGATGCGAGATTTCCGCTTGTTCGCCATCCAAGACGACAGCACGCAAAAAGACCTGGTGGTGAGCGCGATTCACGATGAATCCGGCTACCGCAAGCTGCGCGAAGCCCTGAGCCGCCAGTACGACTTGGGGCAGCGCGAGCCCAACATCCAGGTGTGGAACGTGAACCTGCGCGGCGACCGCTCGCTGACGCTGCGCCACACCCAACACAACCGCCGCCCGCTGGACGACAGTGCGCAAGAAGTGCTGAAACACGCGGCGCGGCTGTGGGGGTTTGGCGTCCACTTGGAGAGTGTGGATGCCCAGGGGAGCGTGGCCAAGCGGTGGGCGGTGCCGGCGCCGAGTGCTTAA
- a CDS encoding DUF4258 domain-containing protein — protein MHSTRFTRPVILTRHAAQRMAERHISEAELLQVIDTGNTRFKDSTHLWAYKHLDGRTDNLICAVLVLETAVVVKTVMHEFIAED, from the coding sequence ATGCACAGCACCCGATTCACCCGCCCCGTGATCTTGACCCGCCATGCAGCACAACGCATGGCGGAGCGCCACATTAGCGAGGCCGAGCTGTTGCAAGTCATCGACACAGGCAACACTCGGTTCAAAGACAGCACCCACCTATGGGCCTACAAACACTTGGACGGACGCACGGACAACCTGATTTGCGCTGTGCTGGTGCTGGAGACAGCCGTTGTCGTCAAAACCGTGATGCACGAATTCATTGCGGAGGACTGA
- a CDS encoding PrkA family serine protein kinase encodes MDVIASFAARYERTREEELSLEDYLQECKRNPLAYASAAERMLKAIGEPQLVDTRNDPRLSRIFANKVIKIYPAFAEFYGMEDAIEQVVSYFRHAAQGLEEKKQILYLLGPVGGGKSSIAERLKALMQEVPFYAIKGSPVNESPLGLFDPVEDGALLEEHFGIPRRYLNRIMSPWAVKRLEEYGGDIRRFKVVKRYPSILKQVGIAKTEPGDENNQDISSLVGKVDIRKLETYAQDDPDAYSYSGGLCLANQGLLEFVEMFKAPIKVLHPLLTATQEGNFKGTEGFGAIPFDGIVLAHSNESEWKTFRNNKNNEAFLDRIYIVKVPYCLRVSEEVKIYEKLLKGSSLAHATCAPGTLKMMSQFAILTRLKEPENSSLFSKMMVYDGQSLKDTDPRAKSYQEYRDYAGVDEGMSGISTRFAYKIISKVFNFDSQEVAANPVHLMYVLEQQIEREQFPAELEQKYTAFIKEQLAPRYAEFIGKEIQTAYLESYSEYGQNIFDRYVTYADYWIQDQEYRDTDTGEVFDRASLNAELEKIEKPAGIANPKDFRNEIVNFVLRARAYNQGRNPVWTSYEKLRAVIEKKMFSNTEELLPVISFNAKASADEAKKHEDFVQRMVQKGYTPKQVRLLCEWYLRVRKSS; translated from the coding sequence ATGGACGTGATTGCAAGCTTCGCCGCCCGTTACGAACGCACTCGGGAAGAAGAACTGTCGCTGGAGGACTACCTCCAGGAATGCAAGCGCAACCCCTTGGCCTACGCCAGCGCTGCCGAGCGCATGCTCAAAGCCATTGGCGAGCCGCAGTTGGTGGATACGCGCAACGATCCGCGCCTGTCGCGCATCTTCGCCAACAAGGTCATCAAGATCTACCCAGCGTTTGCCGAGTTCTACGGCATGGAAGACGCCATCGAACAGGTGGTGAGTTACTTCCGCCATGCCGCGCAAGGGCTGGAAGAAAAGAAGCAAATCCTCTACTTGCTGGGGCCGGTGGGCGGGGGCAAGTCCAGCATCGCCGAGCGGCTCAAGGCGTTGATGCAAGAGGTGCCGTTCTACGCCATCAAGGGTTCACCGGTGAACGAAAGCCCGCTGGGGTTGTTTGACCCGGTGGAAGACGGCGCGCTGCTGGAAGAACACTTCGGCATTCCACGCCGGTATCTGAATCGCATCATGAGCCCGTGGGCGGTGAAGCGGCTGGAGGAGTACGGCGGGGACATCCGGCGCTTCAAGGTGGTGAAGCGTTACCCCAGCATCCTCAAGCAAGTGGGCATCGCCAAAACCGAGCCGGGCGACGAGAACAACCAGGACATCAGCTCGCTGGTCGGCAAGGTGGACATTCGCAAGCTCGAAACCTACGCCCAGGATGACCCGGACGCCTACAGCTACAGCGGCGGTCTGTGCCTGGCCAACCAAGGGCTGTTGGAGTTTGTGGAGATGTTCAAGGCGCCGATCAAGGTGTTGCATCCACTGCTGACGGCGACCCAGGAAGGCAACTTCAAAGGCACGGAAGGCTTCGGCGCGATTCCGTTCGATGGCATCGTGCTGGCGCACTCGAACGAGAGCGAATGGAAGACCTTCCGCAACAACAAGAACAACGAGGCGTTTCTCGACCGCATTTACATCGTCAAGGTGCCGTACTGCCTGCGCGTGAGCGAGGAAGTGAAGATCTACGAGAAGCTGCTCAAAGGCAGCTCGCTGGCGCACGCCACCTGCGCGCCGGGCACGCTGAAGATGATGAGCCAGTTCGCCATCCTCACGCGCTTGAAGGAGCCGGAAAACTCCAGCTTGTTCAGCAAGATGATGGTCTACGACGGCCAAAGCCTCAAAGACACCGACCCGCGTGCCAAGAGTTATCAGGAGTACCGCGATTACGCCGGCGTCGATGAAGGCATGAGCGGCATTTCGACGCGCTTTGCCTACAAGATCATTTCCAAGGTCTTCAACTTCGACAGCCAAGAGGTGGCCGCCAACCCGGTGCATCTGATGTATGTGCTGGAGCAGCAAATCGAGCGCGAGCAGTTCCCGGCCGAGTTGGAACAGAAGTACACCGCTTTCATCAAGGAACAACTGGCGCCGCGTTACGCCGAGTTCATCGGCAAGGAAATCCAGACGGCGTACTTGGAGAGTTATTCCGAGTACGGGCAGAACATCTTTGATCGCTACGTCACCTACGCGGATTACTGGATTCAAGACCAGGAGTACCGCGACACCGACACGGGCGAAGTGTTCGACCGCGCCAGCCTCAACGCCGAGCTGGAGAAGATCGAGAAGCCTGCTGGCATCGCCAACCCGAAGGACTTCCGCAACGAGATCGTCAACTTCGTGCTGCGGGCTCGCGCCTACAACCAAGGCCGCAACCCGGTGTGGACGAGCTACGAAAAGCTGCGGGCGGTGATCGAGAAAAAGATGTTCTCCAACACCGAGGAGCTGTTGCCCGTCATCAGCTTCAACGCCAAGGCCAGCGCCGACGAGGCCAAGAAGCACGAGGACTTCGTGCAGCGCATGGTGCAAAAGGGCTACACGCCCAAACAAGTGCGCCTGCTGTGCGAGTGGTACTTGCGGGTGCGCAAGTCGTCATGA
- a CDS encoding aminotransferase-like domain-containing protein, with the protein MPGIVPTRHLIRKMQFSAKSTGSVAPAMHRYEQLAAEWAEGIERGTLRPGERLPSVRQTCQARAVSPSTVFQAYAVLEERGWVEARPRSGYYVRARPSRPGPPPITPPPDTGPHPVAISELLVELLGSTRDAEVVPLGSAFPAPELFPFEALARCGARAMRRLKPAHITGALTAGDEGLREALRHRYAVQGVALHPEELIITHGAMEALNLCLQAVTQPGDVVVVESPAFYGALQALERLHLRALEVATHPQDGVDLTALETLLQRERVAACWFMTRFQNPLGALMPTERKQALVTLLARHGIPLIEDDVYGELYASAERPPPAKAFDGAGLVLHCSSFSKCLAPGYRVGWAAAGRFGATVARLKMMSSLSTSLPAQRAIADYLQQGGYDRHLRHLRHALAESQRRALAVIDESFPPGTHPTRPQGGYFLWLELPPQVNALALHQRALRHGISVAPGVLFSADARFTHHLRLNVGHPGDARLEPALRWLGAEVA; encoded by the coding sequence ATGCCCGGCATCGTGCCGACCCGCCATCTGATTCGTAAGATGCAGTTTTCTGCCAAATCAACCGGATCAGTTGCCCCCGCCATGCACCGCTACGAACAACTCGCCGCCGAATGGGCCGAAGGCATCGAACGCGGCACGCTGCGCCCCGGCGAGCGCCTGCCCTCGGTGCGGCAAACCTGCCAGGCGCGGGCCGTCAGCCCGTCCACCGTGTTTCAGGCGTATGCGGTGCTGGAGGAACGCGGTTGGGTGGAAGCCCGCCCACGCTCCGGGTACTACGTGCGGGCGCGGCCATCGCGCCCCGGCCCGCCGCCCATCACGCCACCGCCGGACACCGGCCCGCACCCCGTGGCCATCAGCGAACTGTTGGTCGAGCTGCTGGGCAGCACCCGCGACGCGGAGGTGGTGCCGCTGGGTTCGGCGTTTCCGGCGCCCGAGCTGTTTCCGTTTGAAGCGCTGGCGCGCTGCGGTGCGCGGGCCATGCGCCGACTCAAACCGGCCCACATCACCGGTGCGCTCACCGCCGGGGATGAAGGCTTGCGCGAGGCGCTGCGCCACCGCTACGCCGTGCAGGGCGTGGCGCTGCACCCGGAGGAACTCATCATCACCCACGGCGCGATGGAGGCGCTCAACCTCTGCCTGCAAGCGGTGACGCAGCCGGGCGACGTGGTGGTGGTGGAATCGCCCGCGTTTTACGGTGCCCTGCAAGCGCTCGAACGCCTGCACCTGCGGGCGCTGGAAGTGGCCACGCACCCGCAAGACGGCGTCGATCTCACCGCGCTAGAAACCCTGTTGCAACGCGAACGGGTGGCGGCCTGCTGGTTCATGACGCGCTTCCAGAACCCACTGGGCGCCCTGATGCCGACCGAGCGCAAACAAGCCTTGGTGACGCTGCTGGCGCGCCACGGCATCCCGCTGATTGAAGACGATGTGTACGGCGAGCTGTACGCCAGCGCCGAGCGCCCGCCGCCCGCCAAAGCGTTTGACGGCGCGGGGCTGGTGCTGCATTGCAGCTCGTTTTCCAAGTGCTTGGCGCCGGGTTACCGCGTCGGCTGGGCGGCGGCGGGGCGATTTGGCGCCACGGTGGCGCGGTTGAAGATGATGAGCAGCCTGTCCACCTCGCTGCCGGCGCAGCGCGCCATTGCCGACTACCTCCAGCAAGGCGGCTACGACCGCCATTTGCGCCACCTGCGCCACGCCTTGGCCGAGAGCCAACGCCGCGCCCTGGCGGTGATCGACGAGAGTTTCCCCCCCGGCACCCACCCGACCCGCCCGCAAGGCGGCTACTTCCTGTGGCTGGAACTGCCGCCGCAGGTGAACGCGCTGGCGCTGCACCAGCGGGCGCTGCGCCACGGCATCAGCGTGGCGCCGGGCGTGCTGTTTTCAGCCGATGCGCGGTTCACCCACCATCTGCGCTTGAACGTCGGGCATCCGGGGGATGCGCGGTTGGAGCCGGCGTTGCGGTGGTTGGGGGCGGAGGTGGCTTAA
- a CDS encoding DUF2283 domain-containing protein, translating to MRTTYYDEDDILVMHLSDKPIAREVSQDWNTHFSYAADGTLVEVVVIDAQAIGAFPLEVLHGKAA from the coding sequence ATGCGAACCACTTACTACGACGAAGATGACATCCTGGTGATGCATCTGTCTGACAAGCCCATTGCCCGCGAGGTGTCGCAGGACTGGAACACCCACTTCAGCTATGCAGCCGACGGCACGCTGGTGGAGGTGGTCGTGATTGATGCACAGGCGATTGGCGCTTTCCCGCTGGAGGTGTTGCATGGAAAAGCCGCCTGA